One window of the Actinomycetota bacterium genome contains the following:
- a CDS encoding transposase — translation MGGAFPPGWHLRAAYTEIEPLKKFAGMLKRRLAGILAHCRYPIHAGVLEGIDNRYPPCASGPATKASFPRSCTEPPPTFCSHTKKCPTPPAPPRKLSSGSLRGSFNP, via the coding sequence TTGGGCGGAGCGTTTCCTCCGGGCTGGCACCTGAGGGCCGCCTACACCGAGATCGAGCCCCTGAAGAAGTTCGCCGGGATGCTCAAAAGAAGGCTAGCCGGCATCCTGGCCCACTGCCGCTATCCTATTCATGCCGGCGTGCTCGAGGGTATCGACAACAGATACCCACCATGCGCTTCAGGCCCCGCAACAAAAGCATCTTTTCCCCGGAGCTGTACAGAGCCGCCGCCAACTTTTTGTTCTCACACCAAGAAATGCCCAACACCGCCGGCACCCCCAAGAAAGCTCTCTTCCGGCTCCCTTCGTGGATCTTTTAACCCTTAA
- a CDS encoding transposase, producing the protein MFWVGKDRGQGTPEDFFSLFREESCSGVLACCMDMRDPFEAALRKWCPQAEIVCHPFHIISSYGREVVEKVRAAEAKRGQGKHKDAYKGTPASRSPARRIFLAGSTRSSEPLSMGKRLFAFYPLKDGLKRLRRCRSPHWAERFLRAGT; encoded by the coding sequence GTGTTCTGGGTGGGCAAAGACCGCGGGCAGGGGACTCCGGAGGATTTCTTCTCCCTCTTCAGGGAGGAGAGCTGCTCGGGCGTCCTCGCCTGCTGTATGGACATGCGGGACCCTTTCGAGGCGGCGTTGAGGAAGTGGTGCCCGCAGGCGGAGATCGTCTGCCACCCCTTTCACATCATCTCCTCCTACGGGCGGGAGGTGGTGGAAAAGGTACGGGCGGCCGAGGCCAAGAGGGGGCAGGGCAAGCATAAGGACGCATACAAGGGCACCCCTGCGTCCCGCTCTCCGGCCCGGAGGATCTTCTTGGCCGGCAGCACGAGAAGCTCCGAACCGCTTTCCATGGGCAAGAGGCTGTTCGCCTTCTATCCGCTGAAGGACGGCTTAAAGCGCCTCCGGCGATGCCGCAGCCCCCATTGGGCGGAGCGTTTCCTCCGGGCTGGCACCTGA
- a CDS encoding metallophosphoesterase, translating to MRTRFIVSDLHLGAGDYLDDFDQDEAFVAFLTTAAKRRGAELILNGDWIDFVAVNLEKPSHRPFSRMGCTEGESLSKLERVLEAHAHCFEALRRFMEKGHRVVVVPGNHDVDLFWPRVRDRLLEVLGGPDSDHFHFEASGVYRFGSVHVEHGNQYYADSVFEHFTHPFLRDPKTGELRLERSWGNCFLEYFSNGMMSERNPFINNVRPIPNMVFMGIQDESWWFKLAYGYKLMRFMSRVGFPPFRESRELLRRKREGRLDSWGYTRKRFLDLLSGRGKVELMGIDDAEGLSAEFPPEEEHEEPAREQEGLLLDSLATREDALSVAARDLLLSDQGIDVVVFGHDHRYYSNELQPVLGGKKGKYYVNTGTWIPMLFLTRTRRQLRWRDLRDESLYQQLLTYAVVRRGLGGYHASLRRIDRVRRDGDAAGGDAPETG from the coding sequence GTGAGGACGAGGTTCATAGTCAGCGACCTGCACCTGGGAGCGGGCGATTACCTGGACGATTTCGACCAGGACGAGGCCTTCGTCGCCTTCCTCACCACGGCGGCGAAGCGCCGCGGCGCCGAGCTGATCCTGAACGGCGACTGGATCGATTTCGTGGCCGTGAACCTGGAAAAACCCTCTCACCGGCCTTTCTCGCGCATGGGGTGCACCGAGGGGGAGTCCCTCTCCAAACTGGAGCGCGTGCTGGAGGCGCACGCTCACTGCTTCGAAGCCCTGCGGCGCTTCATGGAGAAGGGACACCGCGTGGTGGTGGTACCCGGGAACCACGACGTCGACCTCTTCTGGCCACGGGTGCGGGACCGTCTGCTGGAGGTGTTGGGCGGTCCGGATTCCGACCATTTTCATTTCGAGGCCAGCGGGGTGTACCGTTTCGGCAGCGTGCACGTGGAGCACGGCAACCAGTACTATGCCGACAGCGTCTTCGAGCATTTCACCCACCCCTTCCTTCGCGACCCCAAGACGGGGGAGCTGCGCCTCGAGCGCAGCTGGGGAAACTGTTTCCTGGAATATTTTTCTAACGGGATGATGAGCGAGCGCAACCCCTTCATCAACAACGTGCGTCCCATCCCCAACATGGTCTTCATGGGCATCCAGGACGAGAGCTGGTGGTTCAAGCTCGCCTACGGCTACAAGCTCATGCGGTTCATGTCCCGGGTAGGCTTCCCGCCCTTCCGCGAGAGCCGCGAGCTCCTGCGCCGCAAGCGCGAGGGGCGCCTGGACAGCTGGGGATATACGCGCAAGCGTTTCCTGGACCTGCTCTCCGGCCGCGGTAAGGTGGAGCTGATGGGCATCGACGACGCCGAGGGCCTGAGCGCGGAGTTCCCCCCCGAGGAGGAGCACGAGGAGCCGGCACGCGAGCAGGAGGGGCTGCTGCTGGATTCTCTGGCCACGCGCGAGGACGCCCTCTCGGTGGCGGCGCGCGACCTCCTCCTCTCCGATCAGGGTATAGACGTGGTGGTCTTCGGGCACGACCACCGCTACTACTCCAACGAGCTGCAGCCGGTGCTGGGAGGAAAAAAGGGGAAGTACTACGTGAACACCGGCACCTGGATACCCATGCTCTTCCTCACCCGCACCAGGCGGCAGCTGCGCTGGCGCGACCTCAGGGACGAGAGCCTCTACCAGCAGCTCCTCACCTATGCCGTGGTGCGCCGTGGGCTGGGGGGATACCACGCCTCGCTGCGCCGTATCGACCGGGTCCGGCGGGACGGCGACGCCGCGGGCGGCGATGCGCCGGAGACGGGCTGA
- a CDS encoding methyltransferase domain-containing protein has translation MDQSPEEKAELLMGKAEAPETRLEAELAFRYLSRYLEQEIRRTGELNVLDVGSGLGEVALRFAALGHKVTMLEPQACLLQTAEERARLQLPDRASYMRFLNERVENLEGCIEEDFDLVICHETIEYVDDPLRAFNVITRVLRPRGTLSLVFLNRYGLVMRKVIAEGNIREAMDAFDIDEFPTPLHSGRGHLYSDAELIALLEPLGYDIVEQYGLLVFSEFIDCSLFEDGQCFKGMLELEERAGQEPHLKGVGKFVQLICSKS, from the coding sequence ATGGACCAGTCCCCGGAGGAAAAAGCCGAGCTGCTCATGGGAAAGGCGGAGGCGCCGGAAACGCGCCTGGAGGCGGAGCTGGCCTTCCGCTACCTTTCCAGGTACCTGGAGCAGGAGATAAGGCGGACGGGGGAGCTCAACGTGCTCGACGTGGGGAGCGGGCTGGGTGAGGTGGCCCTGCGCTTCGCCGCCCTGGGACACAAGGTGACCATGCTGGAGCCGCAGGCGTGCCTGCTGCAGACGGCGGAGGAGAGGGCGCGGCTGCAGCTCCCCGACCGCGCCAGCTACATGCGCTTCCTCAACGAGCGCGTGGAGAACCTGGAGGGGTGCATCGAGGAGGATTTCGACCTCGTCATCTGCCACGAGACCATCGAGTACGTCGACGACCCGCTGCGCGCCTTCAACGTCATCACCCGCGTGCTGCGCCCCCGGGGTACCCTCTCCCTGGTCTTCCTCAACCGTTACGGCCTGGTGATGCGCAAGGTCATCGCCGAGGGGAACATCCGGGAGGCCATGGACGCTTTCGACATCGACGAGTTCCCCACCCCCCTACACAGCGGGCGCGGACACCTCTACTCGGACGCCGAGCTCATCGCCCTCCTGGAACCGCTGGGATATGACATCGTGGAGCAGTACGGGCTTCTGGTCTTCTCGGAGTTCATCGATTGCTCGCTCTTCGAGGACGGCCAGTGTTTCAAGGGAATGTTGGAGCTGGAAGAGCGGGCGGGACAGGAGCCCCATCTCAAGGGCGTGGGCAAGTTCGTCCAGCTCATCTGCTCCAAATCCTGA
- the csm5 gene encoding type III-A CRISPR-associated RAMP protein Csm5 — protein METLNLRLEALTPVRIGSYVGQITPYDYVISGGNCYVISDDKLSAFLGEKGLIEDFSEAIRRKGQAFNIGDYLASNGVSDEAGLKSLSRYVVQVHGNARPLQMMPLIRDVGNKPYVPGSSIKGAIRTAVIYNYLKGLKSSDQRRFEQDFIRKIERRITDIEQRERRRPARGSKGFAKRIVEEGIAQYFDLERYTRRDGSYLHDPHTDIFRCLKVTDALPSKPHNRIYDFRVLDKQNNGSLSFESPIFAEALSPGAAFEFTLSWDAWLAERFKERNELLVDGLEQILQACRVFVSDQIEWEREFFESCGKGDRDPGKIIDSLSTMEADIRLGWGSGLVGASLSMLLPEPTRKRLRDLFYRRGSSAVRDFPKSRRVMVENEKPVSLLGFCKLIVL, from the coding sequence ATGGAAACGTTGAACCTGCGGTTGGAAGCGTTGACACCGGTAAGAATAGGTTCGTATGTGGGTCAGATAACACCTTACGACTATGTGATCTCCGGCGGCAACTGCTACGTGATCAGTGACGATAAGCTTTCTGCGTTTCTTGGAGAGAAAGGCCTCATCGAGGATTTCTCAGAAGCGATCAGAAGGAAAGGCCAAGCCTTCAACATCGGGGATTATCTCGCTTCGAATGGGGTCAGCGACGAAGCTGGGCTAAAAAGCCTGTCGCGTTATGTAGTGCAGGTCCACGGTAATGCGCGCCCACTGCAGATGATGCCTCTCATACGGGACGTAGGAAATAAACCCTACGTGCCAGGCTCCTCCATAAAGGGCGCCATAAGAACAGCGGTCATCTACAACTACCTGAAGGGCTTGAAGAGCTCGGACCAAAGACGCTTCGAGCAGGACTTCATAAGAAAAATAGAAAGAAGGATCACAGATATCGAACAAAGGGAAAGGCGCAGGCCTGCCAGAGGGAGCAAGGGGTTCGCCAAAAGAATAGTCGAGGAAGGCATAGCGCAGTACTTCGATCTCGAAAGATATACCAGGAGGGACGGCTCGTATCTCCACGACCCTCATACCGATATCTTCCGCTGCCTGAAGGTAACGGATGCTCTTCCATCAAAACCGCATAACCGCATATACGATTTCAGGGTTCTGGACAAACAGAACAACGGCAGCCTCTCGTTCGAGTCCCCTATCTTCGCAGAGGCCCTCTCCCCGGGTGCCGCCTTTGAGTTCACCCTGTCTTGGGACGCATGGCTTGCTGAGCGGTTCAAGGAAAGAAACGAGCTTTTAGTTGACGGCCTGGAGCAAATACTCCAGGCCTGCAGGGTGTTCGTCTCAGACCAGATCGAGTGGGAGCGCGAGTTCTTCGAATCCTGCGGGAAGGGCGACAGGGATCCAGGGAAGATAATCGATTCGCTTTCTACCATGGAGGCCGATATTCGTTTGGGATGGGGTTCGGGCCTGGTGGGAGCGAGCCTGTCGATGCTGCTTCCCGAACCAACAAGGAAGAGGCTGCGCGATCTATTCTACCGCCGGGGCTCATCGGCAGTCAGGGATTTTCCCAAGTCGCGCCGAGTCATGGTGGAGAACGAAAAGCCTGTATCGCTTCTCGGTTTTTGTAAGCTGATAGTTCTTTAG
- the csm2 gene encoding type III-A CRISPR-associated protein Csm2 — MNRERAESHTANVAGKIKSLRKMSELEVEDMITLAEEMGRRLSSREVDLKRSQIRRFLDAVKKIEAQVKRNPEQFSRESLLLLKPKLAYATGRLREGKNNPLGPFQEVIDPAIDRVKDYADFMRFANFMESIIAYHRFHGGKE; from the coding sequence ATGAATAGAGAAAGAGCCGAGAGCCATACTGCGAATGTCGCTGGGAAGATCAAATCGCTGAGAAAGATGTCCGAGTTGGAAGTTGAGGATATGATCACCTTGGCAGAAGAGATGGGGAGGCGTTTAAGCTCGAGAGAGGTTGATCTTAAGCGAAGTCAGATCAGGAGATTCTTGGACGCCGTAAAAAAGATAGAGGCCCAGGTCAAAAGAAATCCAGAGCAGTTCAGCCGCGAGTCGCTCCTGCTCTTGAAACCTAAACTCGCCTATGCCACGGGAAGGCTGAGGGAAGGCAAGAATAATCCGCTCGGGCCGTTTCAGGAAGTGATCGATCCTGCCATCGACAGGGTTAAAGACTACGCCGATTTCATGAGGTTTGCGAATTTTATGGAATCGATAATAGCGTACCACCGATTCCACGGCGGAAAAGAATAG
- the csm4 gene encoding type III-A CRISPR-associated RAMP protein Csm4 yields MGVVLIKPRTPLHLGEATGALERISGVIHTDTLFSALCHAWGYLFGKDGVDGLLAAYANGGHPIRISSAFPYTETNGECGPHRAYYLPAPPNLGSAFGPQTGKEAKKLRYITATMYGKWLDNGLAEEDLEDMVRAQQSVDEAFEIRADVHVALDRPTLKGLPYYVSRLHCRQGGGFYFLYECDPAVEKDFRSAMRFLGELGIGGERSTGSGAFEPEFLDSELLPSPGYADSGAWLCLSLAFPREDELDKLKGSQIALLERKGWISSPFTPDSFRRKRLLMIAEGSFLSDKMEGCIVDVTPSIWKKELHPVYRYGLAWLIPARSVA; encoded by the coding sequence GTGGGTGTCGTCCTTATCAAGCCCAGGACGCCTCTGCATCTCGGAGAGGCGACCGGCGCTCTTGAGAGGATAAGCGGTGTCATCCACACCGACACCTTATTCAGTGCCCTGTGCCATGCATGGGGATACCTTTTTGGAAAAGACGGAGTGGATGGACTGCTTGCGGCATACGCCAATGGAGGGCACCCGATACGCATCTCATCCGCCTTTCCCTACACGGAGACCAACGGTGAATGTGGACCCCACAGGGCATATTACTTGCCGGCTCCGCCCAACCTGGGCTCGGCCTTCGGCCCCCAGACAGGAAAAGAGGCAAAGAAGCTGCGCTACATCACAGCGACGATGTACGGAAAATGGCTCGATAATGGATTGGCAGAGGAAGACCTCGAAGATATGGTACGGGCACAGCAGTCAGTGGACGAAGCTTTCGAGATCAGAGCCGATGTGCACGTAGCCCTGGACAGGCCTACGCTCAAGGGACTTCCCTACTACGTATCGCGCCTGCACTGCCGGCAGGGCGGAGGCTTCTATTTCCTATACGAATGTGATCCAGCAGTGGAGAAGGATTTCAGGAGTGCCATGAGATTCCTCGGAGAACTAGGGATCGGAGGGGAGCGGAGCACCGGGAGCGGCGCATTCGAGCCGGAGTTCCTCGACTCAGAGCTGCTTCCCAGCCCTGGATATGCGGATTCAGGCGCATGGCTTTGCCTGAGCCTTGCTTTCCCCAGAGAAGATGAGCTGGACAAGCTCAAAGGTTCGCAAATCGCTCTCCTGGAAAGAAAAGGATGGATAAGTTCCCCCTTTACGCCTGATTCGTTTCGGAGAAAGAGGCTCCTCATGATCGCGGAAGGGTCCTTCCTGTCTGATAAAATGGAAGGTTGTATTGTTGACGTCACTCCATCCATCTGGAAGAAGGAGCTGCATCCCGTTTACCGTTATGGGCTTGCTTGGCTGATACCTGCCAGGAGTGTGGCTTGA
- a CDS encoding putative CRISPR-associated protein, protein MRKIVICTLGTSLFYPNLSSIPENNEELAGLRRAYLERNWEALAEELYCRDPKDRICGAEINSMASLLEEGLISERGSLYLCHSDTQDGHDVAEVLKNYYRRSEWQVTTEQIEGLHDENPKSFRTRGLRNLAKTISRIVRESGSPELCAINATGGYKAQIAIAVMLGQVFDIPVYYKHERFPMIISLPPLPISLDFRYWVKKCGVLLSLDKEDILPSSALEEDWDEKMEALVEREKIDGVQYVELSPLGAIFLEAFKSYFERQSTSLLPIAVDPAAKKAVRLSDHSWGGAHTKVKAFLQKIVDLVPYVKEVKTDYLNPDLPKASYFRLRGSDKIEGVLSNGTWTVKFIVFTSASNPSQLESAVADLNIRLNRGDFGSV, encoded by the coding sequence ATGAGGAAGATCGTTATCTGCACACTTGGGACGAGCCTCTTCTACCCCAACCTGTCCTCGATACCGGAGAACAACGAAGAGCTTGCCGGGTTGCGCAGGGCTTATCTGGAGCGGAACTGGGAGGCGCTCGCCGAGGAGCTCTACTGCCGAGACCCGAAAGACCGCATCTGCGGGGCCGAGATCAACAGCATGGCCAGCTTGCTCGAGGAAGGGTTGATCTCCGAAAGAGGCTCTCTTTACCTCTGCCATAGCGACACGCAGGACGGTCATGATGTTGCCGAAGTATTGAAGAATTATTACCGTCGCAGTGAATGGCAAGTCACGACCGAGCAGATTGAGGGACTGCACGACGAAAACCCAAAGAGTTTCCGAACCCGGGGATTAAGAAACCTTGCCAAGACCATATCCCGCATAGTCAGGGAGTCCGGTTCCCCGGAGCTGTGCGCTATAAACGCCACCGGGGGCTATAAGGCGCAGATTGCCATCGCCGTTATGCTTGGCCAGGTCTTTGACATCCCAGTATATTACAAGCACGAGCGCTTCCCTATGATCATCTCCCTGCCGCCCCTTCCGATCTCCCTCGACTTCCGCTACTGGGTGAAAAAATGCGGGGTCCTGCTTTCCCTGGACAAGGAGGATATCCTGCCATCCAGCGCTCTGGAGGAGGACTGGGATGAAAAGATGGAGGCCCTGGTCGAACGCGAGAAGATCGACGGTGTCCAGTATGTGGAGCTCTCTCCCTTAGGGGCGATCTTCCTTGAGGCCTTCAAAAGTTATTTCGAGCGCCAGTCGACCTCTCTACTCCCGATTGCCGTCGACCCTGCTGCGAAGAAAGCTGTCCGGCTATCCGACCACTCATGGGGTGGGGCGCATACCAAAGTCAAGGCCTTCTTGCAGAAGATCGTCGACTTGGTCCCTTACGTCAAGGAAGTCAAAACGGATTATTTAAATCCCGACCTGCCGAAAGCAAGCTATTTCCGTCTGCGTGGCTCGGATAAGATCGAGGGCGTCCTGTCCAATGGCACATGGACCGTGAAATTCATCGTTTTTACTAGTGCCTCCAACCCATCTCAACTCGAGTCGGCGGTTGCCGACCTCAACATCAGGCTCAATCGTGGTGATTTTGGAAGTGTATGA
- the csm3 gene encoding type III-A CRISPR-associated RAMP protein Csm3 — protein MSEISQLPLLGKVFISGKLICCTGLHIGASKETLEIGGIDSAVVRDPLTRQPYIPGSSLKGKLRYLMERSEKVLFNRSTGQGKRHECPERGCPVCRLFGSTGAREGDNIPSPLRVRDLFLTEESRDLLEKMETPLQYTEWKFENALDRVTAAANPRNLERVPAGAEFQYEIVYDVLDFDQAREDLANLLRMMQLLEDDALGGHGSRGYGKVAFAANRMEVRTIDQYKGEAGEAVAVEADKLDGLAAKLEELFKALANGG, from the coding sequence ATGAGCGAGATATCGCAGCTTCCATTGCTCGGAAAGGTCTTTATCTCAGGAAAACTGATATGCTGTACCGGTCTCCATATCGGCGCATCGAAGGAGACCCTGGAGATCGGTGGGATTGACTCGGCCGTGGTGAGGGACCCCCTGACCCGCCAACCATATATTCCCGGGAGTTCGCTCAAAGGAAAACTGCGCTACCTCATGGAGAGAAGCGAGAAGGTGCTGTTCAACCGGTCAACCGGACAGGGCAAAAGACACGAGTGCCCGGAACGGGGATGCCCGGTTTGCAGGCTGTTCGGAAGCACGGGGGCAAGGGAGGGGGACAACATCCCGTCCCCGCTGCGCGTCAGGGACCTGTTCTTGACCGAAGAATCCAGAGATTTGCTGGAAAAGATGGAAACCCCCCTTCAGTATACGGAGTGGAAGTTCGAGAACGCGCTGGATCGCGTGACCGCGGCGGCTAACCCGCGCAACCTAGAGAGGGTGCCCGCGGGGGCTGAGTTTCAGTACGAGATAGTCTATGATGTCCTCGACTTCGATCAGGCCAGGGAGGACCTGGCCAATCTCCTGCGCATGATGCAGCTTCTGGAGGACGACGCCTTGGGGGGGCACGGCTCTCGCGGCTACGGGAAAGTGGCATTCGCGGCGAATCGCATGGAAGTTCGCACCATCGATCAGTACAAGGGCGAAGCGGGCGAGGCTGTTGCGGTTGAGGCTGATAAGCTGGACGGGCTGGCCGCAAAGCTAGAAGAGTTGTTCAAAGCACTAGCCAACGGAGGTTAA